The genomic interval GACCAAAGTCGCCTTTGTGACTATCTAGCTCTCTTTTCTCAAACCATTTTAGCGAAGCACAAGCTCGCCAAGAACTGAGAGACACTCTATAGTCTTGCTGCGCAACGTGAGGGCCTAGATTTTTAGGAACCGATAAGGGCGCCAATCTCACCTGACCACTGTAAATTGCCCCCTTAGCTGTGAACAAACCCCGCTTATAGGCAATCATGGTAACGGTAAGTTCCGCCTTAACTGCTGTACCCATGATGGCTCCAGTACTGCCATTGATTCCAGACGGCACATCCACAGAGAGCACAGGAATCCCTGAATTATTGATATCATCAATCGCGTCTCGATAGGCACCTTCTACATCACGCTCTAAGCCGGTTCCCAATAGCGCGTCTACGATAATACAGCCCGCTTGGAACTGAACGCATTGCCGAGAATACATAGAGATCATAACGCCTGCAGACTTCGCAAGCTGTGCGGCCTTGTATGCTGAGCCTTGTAACTCGCTGGGGGCTTTGAGTGCTATAACTTCTGCGTCAATCTCATGATCTTTCGCTAACTTAGCTATTACATAGCCGTCACCGCCGTTATTACCGGCACCAGCATAAATGACAAGCTTAGAGACGCTGGACCATTGATTAAGCAGAGCAACAAATGCCGCTTCGCCAGCTTGCTGCATTAATTCAAACCCATCGATACCTTGGTGCTGGGCATGGCGATCCATATCAGCCACTTGCGGTGCGCTGTAAAGAGATATTCCTTGTGTATTGGGCATCGCTCTACCTTGATAGCTGTTACAATGCCGTCATTATACCTGTTGAACCCTTGCACCACTAACCTCATGACGCAAACTCCGGATTCCATTTCTAACATCGATTGGCACCAACTCACTGCACAAATAAAGCAATGGGCCTACGAGCTGGGTTTCGCACAGGTCGGCATCACAGATGTGAACATGGAGCAGCACGCAAAAGCGTTAAAAGACTGGTTAGCAAAAGGCTACCATGGCGAAATGAGCTATATGGCAGACCATGGAAACAAGCGCTATACACCAGATGCGCTGGTTCCAGGAACATTGCGCATTATCTCAGTACGCATGAATTACATGCCTGAGGATGTGCAAACACTTGAGATCCTAGATCATCCTAGCAAAGCTTATATAAGTCGTTATGCACTGGGTCGTGACTACCATAAATTAATTCGTAAGCGCCTAACTCAGTTAGGTAAACGCATAGAGTCATTATTCTCTCAATTGTCGAATGATGTTGCTTATCGGGCATTTGTCGATAGCGCCCCCGTGCTTGAACGTGGTATCGCGCAAAAAGCAGGCTTAGGCTGGATCGGCAAAAACGCTATGTTAATCAACCCCAAAGCAGGAAGTTATTTTTTCTTGGGCGAGTTATTCACTAACCTGCCTCTGATTATGGATGAGCCCTATGACGACATGAATTGCGGAAGTTGCACCGCTTGCTTTGCTGCCTGCCCCACTGACGCAATTGTAGATAATCATGTAGTGGACGCACGAAAATGCATTTCTTATCTCACCATTGAATTGAAATCCAGTATTCCAACCGAACTGCGCAGTAAAATCGGAAACCGTATATTCGGTTGTGATGATTGTCAGCTTTGCTGCCCATGGACAAAATTTACGGACAATACACAAGAAACAGATTTTACACCGCGCCATCAATTAGACGATGTGGAATTACTTGAGCTTTTTCATTGGGATGAATCCACTTTTTTACAAAAAACAGAGGGCATGCCACTGCGCCGTTCCGGTTTTGAATTATGGCAGCGAAATATCGCAGTTGCGCTGGGCAATGCAGCGCAAAGTGAACATATCATTCAAGCACTCGAAGAAAAGCGTGCGAACTCAACTGAAATGGTCCAAGAACACATCGACTGGGCAATTGAGCAGCAAATCGCGAAAAGAAAACAATAATCTAATTCGCTATATCCGCCGTAGTAATGATGTGAAACCTATATTTTGGTCATAAACCGACCGAACTGGTTTTATATTTATAGCAATGCTAGTGTATAAAATAACCAAATAATAAAAACTTATGGCATGTTGAGACAATGTCTAAAAATGTGCATACGCCCCACCTGATTTATATTCACTACACCCCAAAGGCGGTGAGATGAAAGCCAAGTTATCTGTACAACATCTATATAAAGTGTTCGGTAAACATCCGAAGAAAGCCTTGAAAATGGTTGAGCAAGGTAAAAACAAAGATGAAATTTTCGAAGCCACCGGTCAAACCGTTGGTGTCAAAGATGCCTCTTTCGATATTTATGAGGGCGAAATATTCGTCATAATGGGTTTATCTGGCTCTGGAAAGTCCACAATGGTGCGTATGCTCAATCGCTTAATCGAACCGACGGCGGGCAAAGTATTATTGGATGACATTGATATAGCAAAACTCGATGATGAAGAACTTCGTCAAATGCGGTTGCATAAAATGTCCATGGTTTTTCAATCCTTTGCACTCATGCCTCATTTAACAGTTCGCCAAAACGTCGCTTTTGGCTTGGACTTGGCAGGTGAAGTATCCGAACAAGAAAAAAATCAACGGGCTAGTAGTGCGCTAGATCGTGTTGGTCTTTTAGCCAATGCTGATTCTTATCCAAATGAATTAAGCGGAGGTATGCAGCAACGTGTTGGTTTAGCTCGCGCGCTTTGCATCAACCCAGACGTATTATTAATGGACGAGGCATTTAGTGCACTCGACCCACTCATTCGTACCGAAATGCAAGACGAATTACTGCGCCTACAAAACGAAGACAAGCGTACTATCGTCTTTATCTCTCATGACCTCGACGAAGCCGTACGCATTGGTGATCGTATCGCCATCATGCAAGGTGGTGAGGTTGTACAAGTGGGCACACCGGATGACATCATCAATAACCCTGCTAACGATTATGTACGTTCGTTCTTCCGAGGTGTCGATGTCACATCGGTATTAAGTGCGAAAGACATTGCCCGTAAAATGCAAAAGACATTAATCAAACGCACGACGGATTCCGGTGTCGGCGCTGGCCTTCAATTATTACGTGATAACGATCGCGAGTTCGGTTACGTGGTAGAACCCGACAATACCTTTGTAGGTGTCGTATCCGTGGATTCCCTTAAACAAGCTCAAAAAAACAATAGGCGCATTGAAGAAGCGCTATTGGAAAATGTAAACGCAATACAAGGAAATATTCCACTGGGCGATCTCATTGGTGAAGTTGCTCAAGCACCATGTTCGCCACCTGTGATCAACGAAGACGGAAAGTTTTTAGGCGCCATTAGTAAAACTATTTTACTCGAAGCATTAGATCGTCAAACGGAGGAGCTAGCATGAGTGATGGCAGTGCATGGGGAACCAGCTCCCAAGAAGATACCAGTTATTTAGCGCAAAAAGATACCAACCAAGTGAAAGAGTTCGATTGGATGGAACCCTTTGATGTTGATGGTGGAATCGTGCCTTTAGATAGCATGGTAGACACCGCGATCAATGCCATTGTTCCGGTCTTGCGTCCTGTCTTTCAAGTGATTGCACAACCTATTACATGGTTTTTAAACGCAATCGAATCCTTGTTATTAGTTATTCCCGCCCCACTTATTATCATTGCTTTAGCAGCGTTGGCATGGAAGCTATCGAATCGCCGTATTGGTATCGCCACTCTGTTTGGCTTGCTGGCGATTGGTTTAATTGGTGCATGGGATCAAGCAATGACTACACTATCATTGGTCATTACGTCGTTATTTTTCTGTATTCTAATTGGATTGCCTATGGGGATATGGTTATCCCGAAGTGATAAAGCCGTGTCCATTGTCCGGCCGATTCTTGATGCTATGCAAACCACGCCAGCATTTGTCTATCTCATTCCTATTGTCATGCTATTTAGTCCCGGCAAAGTTGCCGGTGTCATCGTCACCATCATCTTCGCCGTACCACCAATGATTCGCTTAACTAATTTAGGTATTCGCCAAGTACCAGAAGACTTAATCGAAGCTGCACGAGCATTTGGTACTAGTCCCAAGCAACTGCTCTTCAAAGTACAACTTCCCCTAGCATTACCTACGATTATGGCTGGGGTAAATCAAACGTTAATG from Bermanella marisrubri carries:
- the queG gene encoding tRNA epoxyqueuosine(34) reductase QueG, with amino-acid sequence MPSLYLLNPCTTNLMTQTPDSISNIDWHQLTAQIKQWAYELGFAQVGITDVNMEQHAKALKDWLAKGYHGEMSYMADHGNKRYTPDALVPGTLRIISVRMNYMPEDVQTLEILDHPSKAYISRYALGRDYHKLIRKRLTQLGKRIESLFSQLSNDVAYRAFVDSAPVLERGIAQKAGLGWIGKNAMLINPKAGSYFFLGELFTNLPLIMDEPYDDMNCGSCTACFAACPTDAIVDNHVVDARKCISYLTIELKSSIPTELRSKIGNRIFGCDDCQLCCPWTKFTDNTQETDFTPRHQLDDVELLELFHWDESTFLQKTEGMPLRRSGFELWQRNIAVALGNAAQSEHIIQALEEKRANSTEMVQEHIDWAIEQQIAKRKQ
- the proW gene encoding glycine betaine/L-proline ABC transporter permease ProW, which produces MSDGSAWGTSSQEDTSYLAQKDTNQVKEFDWMEPFDVDGGIVPLDSMVDTAINAIVPVLRPVFQVIAQPITWFLNAIESLLLVIPAPLIIIALAALAWKLSNRRIGIATLFGLLAIGLIGAWDQAMTTLSLVITSLFFCILIGLPMGIWLSRSDKAVSIVRPILDAMQTTPAFVYLIPIVMLFSPGKVAGVIVTIIFAVPPMIRLTNLGIRQVPEDLIEAARAFGTSPKQLLFKVQLPLALPTIMAGVNQTLMLGLSMVVIASMIAVPGLGLMVLQGIGRNDIGIATVGGLGIVILAIILDRITQHIGGSRQS
- a CDS encoding bifunctional ADP-dependent NAD(P)H-hydrate dehydratase/NAD(P)H-hydrate epimerase: MPNTQGISLYSAPQVADMDRHAQHQGIDGFELMQQAGEAAFVALLNQWSSVSKLVIYAGAGNNGGDGYVIAKLAKDHEIDAEVIALKAPSELQGSAYKAAQLAKSAGVMISMYSRQCVQFQAGCIIVDALLGTGLERDVEGAYRDAIDDINNSGIPVLSVDVPSGINGSTGAIMGTAVKAELTVTMIAYKRGLFTAKGAIYSGQVRLAPLSVPKNLGPHVAQQDYRVSLSSWRACASLKWFEKRELDSHKGDFGHVLVVGGDIGFAGAAILAAGSALRSGAGLVSVATRREHVNAVLSHYPEAMVLGVDSGQELGMLLSQADSVVVGPGLGQSAWGQSLLQACFATRQPIVLDADALNLIAQGFIQHNLNQRTSVMTPHPGEAARLLGCTVKDVQADRFKAAHELSIRYHSTTVLKGNGSLVCEGEQISVCADGNPGMASGGMGDVLSGISGSFLAQASHDLPEASQQLMTSAVCLHSAAADEAAKTGENALLASDLIKQLGNLLP
- the proV gene encoding glycine betaine/L-proline ABC transporter ATP-binding protein ProV, with the translated sequence MKAKLSVQHLYKVFGKHPKKALKMVEQGKNKDEIFEATGQTVGVKDASFDIYEGEIFVIMGLSGSGKSTMVRMLNRLIEPTAGKVLLDDIDIAKLDDEELRQMRLHKMSMVFQSFALMPHLTVRQNVAFGLDLAGEVSEQEKNQRASSALDRVGLLANADSYPNELSGGMQQRVGLARALCINPDVLLMDEAFSALDPLIRTEMQDELLRLQNEDKRTIVFISHDLDEAVRIGDRIAIMQGGEVVQVGTPDDIINNPANDYVRSFFRGVDVTSVLSAKDIARKMQKTLIKRTTDSGVGAGLQLLRDNDREFGYVVEPDNTFVGVVSVDSLKQAQKNNRRIEEALLENVNAIQGNIPLGDLIGEVAQAPCSPPVINEDGKFLGAISKTILLEALDRQTEELA